Proteins from a single region of Abyssalbus ytuae:
- a CDS encoding metallophosphoesterase family protein, whose amino-acid sequence MKTIKIFALLLIATISTLAQSKDPVLKFNKNGKFKIAQFTDVHFQYNSYRSDSAMVMIQKVLKEEKPDLVVLTGDIVCSKNTKKAWLSFAKTFIDAKIPWAVVLGNHDIEYEMSGAEIMQTISGLPYCVTEDGPGTVSGNGNYILEVKSSASPTKNKAILYFLDSHSGFKPETNLGSYQWINFDQIDWYKKSSENYTEKNNNTPYPSLAFFHIPLPEYDEIVGKKTTFGTKEETVCSPDINTGLYAAMIEAKDIMGVFVGHDHNNNYIGVLRDISLAYGYVSGRQCYGKIGRGTRIIELYEGERKFDTWVKKYYECDRDLDVWFPASDSEKKFFVTYPDSFIKKKK is encoded by the coding sequence ATGAAAACCATAAAAATATTTGCACTGCTATTAATAGCAACCATAAGCACTTTGGCACAAAGTAAAGATCCCGTCTTAAAATTTAATAAAAACGGAAAATTTAAAATTGCCCAGTTTACCGATGTTCACTTTCAGTATAACTCCTACAGGTCAGACAGTGCTATGGTAATGATTCAAAAAGTTTTAAAAGAAGAAAAGCCCGATTTAGTTGTCTTAACGGGGGATATCGTATGCTCAAAAAACACAAAAAAGGCCTGGTTATCTTTTGCAAAAACATTTATCGATGCCAAAATTCCCTGGGCGGTAGTATTAGGAAATCATGATATCGAATACGAAATGTCAGGAGCAGAAATAATGCAGACAATTTCAGGTTTACCCTATTGTGTCACAGAAGATGGCCCGGGTACTGTTTCCGGAAACGGCAACTATATACTTGAAGTAAAATCATCTGCTTCCCCAACTAAAAATAAAGCTATTTTATACTTCCTTGATTCTCATTCGGGTTTTAAGCCTGAAACTAATCTTGGTAGTTATCAATGGATAAACTTCGACCAGATAGATTGGTACAAAAAAAGCAGTGAAAATTATACCGAAAAAAACAACAATACCCCCTATCCGTCCCTTGCATTTTTCCATATACCTTTACCGGAATATGACGAAATTGTTGGTAAAAAAACTACATTCGGAACTAAAGAAGAAACCGTATGTTCTCCTGATATTAACACAGGCCTCTACGCCGCAATGATAGAAGCAAAAGATATTATGGGTGTTTTTGTAGGACACGATCATAATAATAATTATATAGGAGTTTTAAGAGATATAAGTTTAGCTTACGGATATGTTTCCGGAAGACAATGCTACGGAAAAATAGGCAGGGGAACCAGAATTATAGAACTGTATGAAGGTGAAAGAAAGTTTGATACCTGGGTGAAAAAATATTACGAATGCGATCGCGACCTGGATGTATGGTTTCCCGCGAGCGATTCAGAAAAAAAATTCTTTGTTACCTACCCCGATAGTTTTATCAAAAAGAAAAAATAA
- a CDS encoding endonuclease/exonuclease/phosphatase family protein, which translates to MKLLPEILLIITLHFSVNLFAQEFKVITYNIRNNNPRNDDGLNSWKYRKENVAQLINFHEADIFGLQEAYTDQVQFIASEFSNFKWVGVGRDDGNASGEYAPVFYNTNLFKMTDKGWFWLSETPDIPSKGWDANHLRICTWIILNHLKSNKQLLVLNTHLDHRGTIARKNSVQLLIKKIKEINKQQLPVILMGDLNLTPEEKPILYLKKHLSDSKDISIQKPYGPEGTTNKFDFLHDLNKRIDYIFVSKQLNIFKYAVLSDSKKKNYFSDHLPVFIKAEFR; encoded by the coding sequence ATGAAATTACTGCCTGAAATACTATTGATCATCACTTTGCATTTTAGTGTGAATTTATTTGCACAGGAATTTAAGGTCATAACCTATAATATCCGAAACAACAATCCCAGGAATGATGATGGCCTTAATTCATGGAAGTACAGAAAAGAAAATGTTGCCCAGCTGATCAATTTTCATGAAGCTGATATCTTTGGGTTACAGGAAGCTTACACAGACCAGGTACAGTTTATCGCTTCGGAATTTTCAAATTTTAAATGGGTTGGTGTTGGCAGGGATGATGGCAATGCCTCAGGAGAATATGCTCCTGTGTTTTACAATACCAACCTGTTCAAAATGACGGACAAAGGTTGGTTCTGGCTATCTGAAACCCCGGATATTCCCAGTAAAGGCTGGGATGCCAATCACTTAAGGATTTGTACCTGGATAATTTTAAACCATTTAAAAAGTAACAAACAGCTTCTGGTTTTAAACACTCATTTAGATCATAGGGGCACGATTGCAAGGAAAAACTCCGTTCAACTGCTGATAAAAAAAATAAAAGAGATAAATAAACAACAACTTCCCGTCATTTTAATGGGCGACCTGAACCTGACCCCGGAAGAAAAACCTATTCTTTATTTAAAAAAACATCTGTCTGATTCCAAAGACATTTCAATACAAAAACCTTACGGGCCGGAAGGAACCACAAATAAATTCGACTTTTTGCATGATTTGAATAAAAGAATTGATTACATATTTGTGAGTAAGCAGTTGAATATTTTTAAATATGCAGTATTATCAGATTCTAAAAAGAAAAATTATTTCTCAGACCATTTACCTGTTTTTATTAAAGCAGAATTTCGGTAA
- a CDS encoding TonB-dependent receptor domain-containing protein: protein MRTFYGMLICVLTYHVSFSQQKKVIDQDTTTTNIIQIDEVIITGNKKIDPVLTIDVSDYSKKIVQPRNVADLFNEVNGFSIIKRGNYAIDPSFRASQYEQLNVQFDGGTKAMHACPNRMDPVTTHVVPEEIEKIEIIKGPYSVRYGATFGGIINLVTQKPSLYKKGLSGTFGGGYENNGDSFVSMLRLQQVTQKYDLTGNIGYRDFGNYEDGNGTEIPSSFRSTDYGMKIGYNITNNQRLQLHWRQSFGREVLHAGLPMDTDEDNSSILSADYKITNDNKLVNSFNLKGYYSYVDHIMSNNHRPSFMMTEAVSTVEATTIGGKAELQLKPTEKLILYTGIDALHIARDGGRNRLVKQNMMGMPLENPVSFYDKVWQDSYINDMGIFVESKYSLNPKTIVTTGVRYDMVTSEIKDPEADFQALYPHLDKRTEHNVSATASVKYIPAPNFMLEVAYGRGVRSANMIERVINHFTVGQDSYEYVGNPDLDAEVNNQFEIGFKGKEYLKGTFDNFSYGTSFYYSFYNNYIVPVIDESLNKKYMPAAQPQEVKRFVNLDEAYKTGFEIFAEIGFLNNFHFKTELMHVYAKNKDLNESLPLVPPFVTRLKLGFEKENIWANINYTITSKQENIAPSFGEIPTGGYEVMDVRLGLIPIKNLTVGIAALNVFDRTYHNHLNFSFANQSNFDRIPINDPGRNLTAFVQYKF from the coding sequence ATGAGAACATTTTATGGCATGCTTATTTGTGTGCTTACATATCACGTGTCTTTCTCCCAACAAAAAAAGGTGATTGATCAAGACACAACAACTACTAACATTATACAAATTGATGAAGTTATAATTACAGGTAATAAAAAAATAGATCCCGTATTAACTATTGATGTAAGTGATTATTCTAAAAAAATTGTCCAACCCCGCAATGTTGCCGATTTATTTAACGAGGTAAACGGATTCTCAATTATTAAAAGAGGGAATTATGCTATAGACCCTTCCTTTAGAGCATCCCAATACGAGCAGTTAAACGTTCAGTTTGATGGTGGTACCAAAGCCATGCATGCATGCCCCAACCGCATGGATCCGGTAACCACACATGTAGTTCCTGAAGAAATTGAAAAAATAGAAATTATAAAAGGTCCCTATAGTGTAAGGTATGGAGCCACTTTTGGTGGAATTATAAATTTAGTAACACAAAAACCATCTCTTTATAAAAAAGGACTTAGTGGTACTTTTGGCGGTGGATATGAAAATAACGGGGATTCTTTTGTTTCTATGTTGCGTTTGCAGCAGGTAACACAAAAATATGATTTAACCGGTAATATAGGATACAGAGATTTTGGAAATTATGAGGATGGTAACGGAACGGAAATCCCTTCCTCATTCAGAAGTACCGACTACGGTATGAAAATAGGTTATAATATTACAAATAATCAACGACTACAGCTACATTGGAGGCAATCATTTGGCAGAGAGGTTTTACATGCCGGTTTGCCAATGGATACTGATGAAGACAACAGTTCTATACTCTCTGCAGATTACAAAATAACAAATGACAACAAATTAGTAAATAGCTTTAATTTAAAAGGGTATTATAGTTATGTAGACCATATAATGAGTAATAATCACAGGCCAAGTTTTATGATGACTGAAGCTGTTTCTACAGTTGAAGCTACTACCATAGGAGGCAAAGCCGAACTACAACTAAAACCTACAGAAAAATTAATATTATATACAGGTATTGATGCTTTACATATAGCCAGGGACGGGGGAAGAAATCGCCTGGTAAAGCAAAATATGATGGGGATGCCTCTCGAAAACCCGGTTTCCTTTTATGATAAGGTATGGCAGGATTCATACATAAATGATATGGGAATTTTTGTTGAGAGTAAATATTCATTAAACCCTAAAACAATTGTAACTACCGGGGTGCGTTACGATATGGTTACTTCTGAAATTAAAGATCCTGAAGCAGATTTTCAGGCTCTTTACCCTCACTTAGATAAAAGAACAGAACACAATGTTAGTGCCACTGCTTCTGTAAAATATATACCTGCCCCCAATTTCATGTTAGAAGTGGCTTATGGCCGGGGTGTACGATCAGCTAATATGATAGAGCGTGTAATAAATCATTTTACCGTGGGACAGGATTCTTATGAATATGTGGGTAACCCTGATTTGGATGCAGAAGTGAACAATCAATTTGAAATTGGCTTTAAAGGCAAAGAATATTTAAAAGGTACTTTTGATAATTTTTCTTACGGAACCTCTTTCTATTATTCCTTTTATAATAATTACATAGTTCCGGTAATAGACGAAAGCTTAAACAAAAAATACATGCCTGCCGCACAACCTCAGGAAGTTAAACGCTTTGTTAACCTTGATGAAGCCTACAAAACCGGATTTGAAATCTTTGCAGAAATAGGCTTTTTAAATAACTTTCATTTTAAGACTGAATTAATGCATGTATATGCAAAAAATAAAGATCTTAATGAATCTTTACCCTTGGTACCGCCTTTTGTTACAAGATTAAAACTTGGATTTGAAAAAGAAAATATCTGGGCCAATATAAATTATACTATAACTTCTAAACAGGAAAACATTGCTCCTTCATTTGGAGAAATCCCAACTGGTGGCTATGAAGTTATGGATGTACGTTTGGGTTTAATTCCCATAAAAAATCTGACAGTGGGTATAGCCGCTCTAAATGTATTTGACCGGACATATCATAATCATCTGAATTTTTCATTTGCTAACCAGAGCAATTTTGACAGAATTCCTATTAATGATCCCGGACGAAATCTCACTGCCTTTGTACAATACAAATTTTAA
- a CDS encoding glycerophosphodiester phosphodiesterase family protein, whose protein sequence is MKTTAFTCILLIFLFQAKAQEFIAHRGASWLAPENTLASVNLAWKLNADAVEIDIHLSKDNKLMVIHDSNTLKTSGAKHKIKTTHSELLRKLDVGISKDPEFKGERIPFLEEVIKTIPPDKKLVIELKSRKETIPFLKKTVTNSNKQKQLVFICFDWDTITELKKTFPENDCYWLSNNRSEVLRKLNKVAENNLNGIDLKYSIIDSTIMQKATQLNLDVIAYTVNKPLEAKRLITLGVKGITTDKPNWLKQNLQ, encoded by the coding sequence ATGAAAACAACAGCTTTTACTTGTATACTTTTAATTTTTCTCTTTCAGGCAAAAGCACAAGAGTTTATTGCCCATAGGGGAGCTTCGTGGCTGGCACCGGAAAATACACTTGCCTCTGTAAACCTGGCATGGAAGTTAAATGCAGATGCGGTAGAAATAGACATTCACCTGTCTAAAGACAATAAATTAATGGTAATTCATGATAGCAATACTTTAAAAACTTCAGGTGCCAAACACAAAATTAAAACAACACATTCCGAATTATTAAGAAAACTGGATGTAGGCATTTCTAAAGATCCGGAATTTAAAGGTGAAAGAATTCCATTTCTGGAAGAGGTCATCAAAACGATTCCACCCGATAAAAAACTGGTAATAGAACTAAAATCGAGGAAAGAAACCATACCGTTCCTGAAAAAAACTGTAACTAACAGCAATAAACAGAAACAACTGGTATTTATCTGCTTTGATTGGGATACCATCACAGAATTAAAAAAAACTTTTCCTGAAAACGATTGTTACTGGTTAAGTAACAACAGATCAGAAGTATTGCGCAAACTAAATAAAGTAGCCGAAAACAATTTGAACGGTATCGATCTTAAGTATAGTATTATAGATAGTACAATTATGCAAAAAGCTACACAGCTTAATCTTGACGTAATAGCCTATACGGTAAATAAACCTCTTGAAGCAAAACGCTTAATAACCCTGGGAGTTAAAGGAATAACAACCGATAAACCAAACTGGCTTAAACAAAACCTCCAATAA
- a CDS encoding RagB/SusD family nutrient uptake outer membrane protein, translating into MKIKINTPIIIKNIILIMQIYLAGFMFSSCTDLDVPVESELSSNNFPKTEEDFIYASGKIYTNLANYYFKAYWFLQEFSADGVVILAHAGNWYDGGRYQQLHMHTWNGDHRFVRQTWQSFFSGITICNSLIATFEESPDSEFKKTGIAEIRAMRALYYYLLIDLYGDVPLVKSIEEEITTRTNKKEVFKFIEDELLSIIPDLKEETGEATYGRPTKWMAYALLAKLYLNAEIYIEEDKSNETIAMCDKIIESGLFDLDEDFLKMFYPDNGPHVKDFIYAIPYDSYNISQEQYYCRYWLHPTHSYKFDLPYNPSGCARTLPEFYDLFNDPDDQRNGQWLAGKQYLEDGTPIAWETTNIGLDNDYSGPNPDEKVIYHLELTKELTFDNVDLFDTGDDALGRAVGYRNIKFYPDTASLSRNQSNDWPVFRFADILLTKAEAILRGGNATMGHEPLGLVNMVRERAGATPFTSVNFDTLLNERARELSFECWRRNDLIRFGKFESVWGLKTDDDINKRLFPVPYEEITLNPGFSQNPGY; encoded by the coding sequence ATGAAAATTAAAATAAACACTCCCATTATTATAAAAAACATAATTCTCATTATGCAAATATATCTTGCAGGTTTTATGTTTAGTTCTTGTACAGATCTGGATGTTCCTGTTGAATCGGAACTATCCTCAAACAATTTCCCAAAAACTGAAGAAGATTTTATTTATGCTTCAGGAAAAATATATACTAACCTTGCCAATTATTATTTTAAAGCATATTGGTTTCTTCAGGAGTTCTCAGCTGATGGGGTGGTTATCCTTGCCCATGCAGGTAACTGGTATGATGGCGGCAGATATCAACAACTTCATATGCACACCTGGAACGGAGACCACAGGTTTGTCCGCCAGACATGGCAAAGTTTTTTTAGCGGAATTACCATTTGTAACAGCCTGATTGCAACTTTTGAAGAATCGCCCGACAGTGAGTTTAAAAAAACAGGAATAGCCGAAATCAGGGCAATGAGAGCTCTTTATTATTACCTGCTAATAGATTTATACGGAGATGTTCCTTTAGTAAAAAGCATAGAAGAGGAAATAACTACCCGAACCAATAAAAAAGAAGTATTTAAGTTTATTGAAGATGAACTCCTGAGTATCATACCCGACCTGAAAGAAGAAACAGGTGAAGCTACTTACGGCAGGCCTACTAAATGGATGGCCTATGCCCTTCTGGCTAAACTTTATCTTAATGCTGAAATCTATATAGAAGAAGATAAAAGCAATGAAACCATTGCCATGTGTGATAAAATTATTGAAAGCGGGTTATTTGACCTGGATGAAGATTTCCTTAAAATGTTTTATCCGGACAATGGTCCCCATGTAAAAGACTTCATTTATGCTATACCTTATGATTCTTATAACATAAGCCAGGAACAATACTATTGCAGATATTGGTTACACCCCACACATAGTTACAAATTTGATTTACCCTACAACCCCAGCGGATGTGCAAGAACACTACCAGAGTTTTATGATTTATTTAATGACCCGGATGACCAGCGTAACGGGCAGTGGCTTGCAGGCAAACAATACTTGGAAGACGGAACCCCAATAGCCTGGGAAACAACTAACATTGGATTAGATAACGATTATTCGGGGCCCAATCCAGATGAAAAAGTAATATATCACCTGGAACTCACAAAAGAACTCACATTTGATAATGTTGACCTTTTCGATACGGGAGACGATGCCCTGGGAAGAGCTGTTGGATACAGGAATATAAAGTTTTATCCTGATACCGCTTCACTTTCAAGAAACCAAAGTAACGACTGGCCGGTATTCAGGTTTGCTGATATTTTATTAACCAAAGCTGAAGCTATTTTAAGGGGAGGAAACGCCACTATGGGACATGAACCATTAGGATTAGTAAATATGGTAAGAGAAAGAGCCGGTGCAACTCCTTTTACCAGTGTAAACTTTGATACACTGCTAAATGAAAGAGCCAGGGAATTATCTTTTGAATGCTGGAGAAGAAATGATTTGATAAGATTCGGAAAATTTGAATCGGTATGGGGACTAAAAACCGATGATGATATTAACAAAAGATTATTTCCTGTTCCCTATGAAGAAATAACCCTCAACCCGGGATTCTCACAAAACCCGGGTTATTAA
- a CDS encoding glycerophosphodiester phosphodiesterase family protein: MKFQKNTYILSAFISFLLISCSQQEKREVKSNRQISVVSHRGANRLAPENTFASAKEAINNGTDYIEVDLRKSQDGIYYLFHDKTLERTTNGSGLFSQTPSSVIDTLDAGSWFNHSFKGEKIPRFENYLEWVKGKAKLYIDVKDINIADVTEIIKTHSMQNDCFFYFRKPENIKEFRNTAPDFQLKVNAEFAKDIDSLVKNYNPRIIETSPRHITDELIKKCHDQNLKLMVYIPGNDFENYQSILLKNVDMVQVDNPDIFNSMMKNSGYFQQYKLIAHRGGIVEDKYNEFDPRSIQAAIDAGYYMLEIDVRESKDSVLIVNHDDNFKRFFNSDQKVRDMTWEEIKKLKSEKGNYHPLSFEEVAKMCAGKIKMMIDIKPQKPSPSFYKKLESIMEKYDLLKDSYFIDKEARKYLWGKAKFEFRVSEGMEIKRQLDEGLDVSCHYFLFDHGNRLNAEAVKFCQKYNISVVASVNIGHYRFEDHLEGAQRDIEYWKKCGVTEFQIDSDYNQWLPNDQFKTTKNHKK, encoded by the coding sequence ATGAAATTTCAAAAAAACACATATATTCTCTCTGCTTTTATTAGCTTTTTATTAATAAGCTGTTCGCAACAGGAAAAAAGGGAAGTCAAATCCAACCGTCAAATTTCAGTAGTAAGCCACAGGGGAGCAAACAGGCTGGCTCCTGAAAATACATTTGCTTCTGCCAAAGAAGCCATCAATAATGGAACTGATTATATAGAAGTTGACCTACGCAAAAGCCAGGATGGTATTTATTATTTATTTCATGACAAAACCCTGGAACGTACAACCAACGGTTCAGGGTTATTTTCCCAAACACCTTCTTCAGTTATCGATACACTGGATGCCGGAAGCTGGTTTAACCATTCTTTTAAAGGAGAAAAAATTCCGCGCTTTGAAAATTATCTGGAATGGGTCAAAGGAAAAGCAAAATTATATATCGATGTTAAAGACATAAACATAGCCGATGTAACCGAAATCATAAAAACGCATTCCATGCAAAATGATTGCTTCTTTTATTTTAGAAAACCGGAAAATATTAAAGAGTTCAGAAATACAGCTCCGGACTTTCAACTAAAGGTAAATGCAGAATTTGCTAAAGACATAGACTCATTGGTTAAAAACTACAACCCCCGGATTATTGAAACTTCTCCCCGGCATATAACCGATGAATTAATAAAAAAATGCCACGATCAAAATCTGAAATTAATGGTGTACATTCCGGGAAATGATTTTGAAAACTATCAAAGCATACTATTGAAGAATGTAGATATGGTACAGGTAGATAATCCTGATATTTTTAACAGTATGATGAAAAACAGCGGTTATTTTCAACAGTATAAATTAATTGCTCACCGGGGAGGGATTGTTGAAGATAAATACAATGAATTTGATCCCCGTTCTATACAAGCTGCAATTGATGCCGGTTATTACATGCTGGAAATAGATGTGAGGGAAAGTAAGGATAGTGTACTTATTGTTAACCACGATGATAATTTTAAACGTTTTTTTAATTCTGATCAGAAAGTCAGAGACATGACCTGGGAAGAAATAAAAAAACTAAAATCAGAAAAAGGTAATTACCACCCTTTATCATTTGAAGAAGTAGCTAAAATGTGTGCCGGAAAAATTAAAATGATGATTGATATCAAACCTCAAAAACCATCTCCTTCTTTTTATAAAAAACTGGAGAGTATAATGGAAAAATACGATCTGCTAAAAGACTCTTACTTTATTGATAAAGAAGCCCGGAAGTATTTATGGGGAAAAGCAAAATTTGAATTCAGGGTAAGTGAAGGAATGGAAATAAAAAGGCAATTGGACGAAGGATTGGATGTTTCTTGTCATTACTTTCTTTTTGACCATGGAAACAGGCTTAATGCCGAAGCTGTAAAATTTTGCCAGAAATATAATATTAGTGTGGTAGCTTCTGTAAATATAGGACATTATAGATTTGAAGACCATTTAGAGGGTGCCCAAAGAGATATTGAATACTGGAAAAAATGTGGTGTTACCGAGTTTCAGATTGATTCGGATTACAACCAGTGGCTTCCTAATGACCAATTTAAAACCACCAAAAACCATAAAAAATGA